The proteins below are encoded in one region of Leptotrichia sp. oral taxon 218:
- the ribD gene encoding bifunctional diaminohydroxyphosphoribosylaminopyrimidine deaminase/5-amino-6-(5-phosphoribosylamino)uracil reductase RibD, whose protein sequence is MEENIDKNYMQMAIELAKKGTGAVNPNPMVGAVVVQDGKVIGTGYHKYFGGPHAEVYALEEAAQNSNDLSNATIYVTLEPCSHYGKTPPCAEKIVKMGLKRCVIGSSDPNPKVAGKGVLILRNAGIEVRENVLKSECDKINQVFFKYIMTKIPYLFLKCAITLDGKIATKTGNSKWITNETAREKVQFYRNKFMGIMVGINTVLADNPSLTARVENGINPYRIIIDPHFKTGKNHNIIKENSDEKTIIVTSKNNENSEKQLDFSENSKVKFVFLNGTKFSFKEILRKIGEIGIDSILLEGGQSLISQAFEENVIDAGEIFIANKILGDEKGKSFIAGFDREKMDEAVILKNVKYNVYGENVGIEFLQKNYN, encoded by the coding sequence ATAGAAGAAAATATTGATAAAAATTATATGCAAATGGCAATTGAACTGGCAAAAAAAGGAACTGGAGCGGTAAATCCTAATCCGATGGTCGGAGCGGTTGTTGTTCAAGATGGAAAAGTTATTGGAACTGGCTATCATAAATATTTTGGAGGGCCTCATGCTGAAGTTTACGCTTTGGAAGAAGCTGCTCAAAATTCAAACGATTTGTCAAATGCAACGATTTATGTCACATTGGAACCGTGTTCGCATTATGGAAAAACACCGCCTTGTGCTGAAAAAATTGTGAAAATGGGACTAAAAAGATGTGTTATTGGCTCATCTGACCCAAATCCGAAAGTGGCTGGAAAAGGTGTGCTAATATTAAGAAATGCTGGGATTGAAGTGCGTGAAAATGTTTTGAAAAGTGAATGTGATAAAATTAATCAAGTGTTTTTTAAATATATTATGACAAAAATTCCGTATTTGTTTTTAAAATGTGCGATAACTTTAGATGGGAAAATTGCTACAAAGACAGGAAATTCCAAATGGATTACAAATGAAACTGCTCGTGAAAAAGTTCAGTTTTATCGAAATAAATTTATGGGAATTATGGTTGGAATAAATACGGTTTTAGCTGACAATCCAAGTCTTACTGCAAGAGTTGAAAACGGTATAAATCCATATAGAATCATTATTGACCCACATTTTAAAACTGGAAAGAATCACAATATTATTAAAGAAAATAGCGATGAAAAGACAATAATTGTCACATCAAAAAATAACGAAAATTCTGAAAAGCAGCTGGATTTTTCTGAAAATAGCAAAGTTAAATTTGTATTTTTAAATGGCACAAAATTTAGCTTTAAAGAAATTCTTCGTAAAATTGGAGAAATTGGAATTGATTCAATTTTGCTGGAAGGTGGACAATCGCTTATTTCACAGGCATTTGAAGAAAATGTAATTGACGCTGGAGAAATTTTTATTGCCAATAAAATTTTAGGCGATGAAAAAGGGAAGTCTTTCATTGCAGGATTTGATAGGGAAAAAATGGATGAAGCTGTGATTTTGAAAAATGTGAAATATAATGTTTATGGCGAAAATGTGGGAATAGAATTTTTGCAAAAAAATTATAATTAA
- a CDS encoding riboflavin synthase has product MFTGLVEETGKVINLAKKNASIEITIRGKKVVEKAQIGDSIAVNGVCLTVTKLKGSDFTADVMFETIERSGLKRAKAGDIVNLEKSLTLATFLGGHLVMGDVDCEAKILSITDKGIAKVYEFQLDENHRNNMKYIVEKGRVTIDGASLTVIDVNDEDGIFSVSLIPHTIENITVGMKKTGDFVNIETDLFGKYVEKILKFDNFYNSENKEKNQKKSKLTMEFLQKNGF; this is encoded by the coding sequence ATGTTTACTGGTTTAGTTGAAGAAACTGGAAAAGTTATTAATCTTGCGAAAAAAAATGCAAGTATTGAAATTACAATAAGAGGAAAAAAGGTTGTAGAAAAGGCACAAATTGGGGATAGTATCGCTGTAAACGGAGTTTGCTTGACTGTTACAAAATTAAAGGGAAGTGACTTTACGGCAGATGTGATGTTTGAAACTATTGAAAGAAGTGGCTTGAAACGGGCTAAAGCGGGGGATATTGTCAATCTTGAAAAGTCGCTTACGCTTGCAACTTTTTTAGGCGGACATCTTGTTATGGGAGATGTTGACTGCGAGGCTAAAATTTTGTCAATTACGGATAAGGGAATTGCGAAAGTTTATGAGTTTCAGCTGGATGAAAATCATAGAAATAATATGAAATATATCGTTGAAAAAGGGCGTGTAACCATTGATGGGGCGAGTCTTACGGTAATTGATGTAAATGATGAAGATGGAATTTTCTCGGTTTCACTTATTCCGCACACGATTGAAAATATTACGGTTGGAATGAAGAAAACTGGGGATTTTGTGAATATTGAAACAGATTTATTTGGAAAATATGTGGAAAAAATATTGAAATTTGATAATTTTTATAACTCTGAAAATAAAGAAAAAAATCAGAAAAAATCAAAATTGACAATGGAATTTTTACAAAAAAATGGATTTTAA
- a CDS encoding bifunctional 3,4-dihydroxy-2-butanone-4-phosphate synthase/GTP cyclohydrolase II gives MAENKVKFDTVEAAIEDLKKGIPVVVVDDEDRENEGDLIIPAQVATYEWMNFIINEARGLMCVPVSHEVAKRLMLDPMTHHNTDHHGTAFTISVDAAEGTTTGISVADRLKTVLDLANPNKKPEDFLRPGHMFPLIAKENGVLERRGHTEAAVDLARLAGFEPVAVIMEMLNHDGTMARRDDLFAFCQKHNLKIITVDELILYRKNNEKLVKGEASVKIPTKFGTFDFVGYSDKIEDKEYIAIIKGNVKDKENVSVRLHSECLTGDVFGSKRCDCQDQLHRALNEIEKKGEGLVIYLRQEGRGIGILNKLKAYKLQDEGFDTVEANHKLGFEEDLRDYAVAAQIIKDLGIKSISLMTNNPAKIKGLENYKIKVVNREEIEIPANEIDGKYLKTKKEKMGHILKQEL, from the coding sequence ATGGCAGAAAATAAAGTAAAATTTGATACTGTCGAAGCTGCGATTGAAGACTTGAAAAAAGGTATTCCAGTTGTGGTTGTTGACGATGAAGATAGGGAAAATGAAGGAGATTTGATAATTCCAGCACAGGTTGCAACTTACGAATGGATGAACTTTATTATAAATGAAGCAAGAGGACTTATGTGTGTTCCTGTTTCCCACGAAGTAGCTAAAAGACTTATGTTGGATCCAATGACTCATCACAATACCGATCATCACGGGACAGCTTTTACAATTTCAGTAGATGCGGCTGAAGGGACAACAACTGGAATTTCGGTAGCTGACAGATTAAAAACTGTTTTGGATTTGGCAAATCCGAATAAAAAGCCAGAAGATTTTTTAAGACCTGGACATATGTTTCCTTTGATTGCTAAGGAAAATGGGGTTTTGGAGAGAAGAGGACATACGGAAGCAGCAGTTGACCTGGCTAGACTTGCTGGATTTGAGCCAGTTGCAGTTATTATGGAAATGTTGAATCATGATGGAACTATGGCTAGAAGAGACGATTTGTTCGCATTTTGTCAAAAACATAATTTGAAAATTATTACAGTTGACGAATTAATTCTGTATAGAAAAAATAATGAAAAATTGGTAAAAGGTGAAGCTAGTGTCAAAATACCGACAAAATTTGGGACATTTGACTTTGTTGGTTACAGCGATAAAATAGAAGATAAAGAATATATTGCTATAATTAAAGGAAATGTGAAAGATAAAGAAAATGTGAGTGTAAGACTTCATTCTGAGTGTTTGACTGGCGATGTCTTTGGATCAAAAAGATGTGACTGCCAAGATCAGTTGCACAGAGCTTTAAATGAAATTGAAAAAAAAGGTGAAGGTCTGGTTATTTATTTAAGACAGGAAGGTCGTGGAATTGGGATTTTGAATAAATTAAAAGCCTATAAACTTCAAGATGAAGGATTTGATACGGTAGAAGCTAATCATAAACTTGGATTTGAAGAAGATCTTAGAGATTATGCGGTGGCAGCTCAAATAATAAAAGATTTGGGAATAAAATCAATTTCACTTATGACAAATAATCCAGCTAAAATTAAAGGTCTTGAAAATTATAAAATAAAAGTTGTAAACAGAGAAGAAATTGAAATTCCTGCAAATGAAATTGATGGAAAATATTTGAAAACTAAAAAAGAAAAAATGGGACATATCTTAAAACAGGAATTATAA
- a CDS encoding saccharopine dehydrogenase family protein has translation MGKKALIIGAGGVSNVVCHKCAQNSEVFSSIMIASRTKSKCDAIKETIEKSKYAGRIDIQTAKVDADNVPELVALINEYKPDIVINVALPYQDLTIMDACLETKTDYLDTANYEPLDTAKFEYKWQWDYRKKFEDAGITAILGCGFDPGVTGVFSAYAQKHYFDEINYIDILDANAGDHGYPFATNFNPEINIREVTANGSYWEDGKWVETKPMEIKRVYNFPQIGEKDMYLLHHEELESLALNIKGIKRIRFFMTFGQSYLTHLKVLENVGMTSIEPIDFEGQKIVPLQFLKAVLPDPASLGPRTKGKTNIGNIFRGKKDGKDKTYYLYNVCTHEECYKEVSSQAISYTTGVPAMIGASMVLTGEWKKPGVYNVEELDPDKFMDALNKFGLPWIEDFNPELVD, from the coding sequence ATGGGAAAAAAAGCGTTGATAATAGGAGCAGGAGGAGTATCAAATGTCGTGTGTCATAAATGTGCACAAAATTCAGAAGTTTTTAGTTCAATTATGATCGCCAGTAGAACAAAATCTAAATGTGATGCAATTAAAGAAACAATTGAAAAAAGTAAATATGCGGGAAGAATTGATATTCAGACAGCTAAAGTTGATGCTGACAATGTGCCAGAACTTGTGGCATTAATAAATGAATATAAACCTGATATTGTGATAAATGTGGCACTACCTTATCAAGATTTGACAATAATGGATGCTTGTCTTGAAACTAAGACAGATTATTTGGATACAGCCAATTATGAACCGCTAGATACGGCGAAATTTGAATATAAATGGCAGTGGGACTATCGTAAAAAATTTGAAGATGCTGGGATTACAGCGATTTTAGGTTGCGGATTTGATCCAGGTGTGACTGGAGTATTTTCAGCTTATGCACAAAAGCATTATTTTGATGAAATTAATTATATTGACATTCTTGACGCAAATGCTGGAGATCATGGGTATCCGTTTGCGACAAATTTTAATCCTGAAATAAATATAAGAGAAGTGACTGCTAATGGAAGTTACTGGGAAGATGGAAAATGGGTGGAAACAAAGCCAATGGAAATTAAAAGAGTGTATAATTTTCCGCAAATTGGGGAAAAGGATATGTATTTGCTTCATCACGAAGAACTTGAGTCACTTGCATTAAATATAAAAGGTATTAAGAGAATTAGATTTTTTATGACTTTTGGGCAAAGTTACTTGACTCACTTAAAAGTATTGGAAAATGTGGGAATGACTTCGATTGAGCCAATTGATTTTGAAGGTCAAAAAATTGTGCCACTGCAGTTTTTAAAAGCTGTGCTTCCAGATCCTGCTTCACTTGGACCTAGAACTAAAGGAAAGACGAATATTGGAAATATTTTTAGAGGGAAAAAAGATGGAAAAGATAAAACTTATTATCTTTACAATGTCTGTACACATGAAGAATGCTACAAAGAAGTTAGCTCTCAAGCAATTTCATATACAACTGGAGTTCCAGCGATGATTGGAGCATCTATGGTGCTTACTGGAGAGTGGAAAAAACCAGGAGTTTACAATGTGGAAGAACTTGATCCTGATAAATTTATGGATGCATTAAACAAATTTGGACTTCCTTGGATTGAAGATTTTAATCCTGAATTAGTGGATTAG
- the nspC gene encoding carboxynorspermidine decarboxylase — MTKNKYIDIDITNLPTPSFLVDERLLKKNLEVLKGVKDRTGCKILLAQKGFSMFYFYPLIAQYLDGTTASSLFEAKLGYEEMEKKVSDKNIETHIFNPAYRDDEFDEILDLTNHIVFNSFNQWAKFKDRVFAKTKETGKKISCGLRINPEFSEVETEIYNPAGRYSRFGVTLENFDEKRLSGLEGLHFHALCEQNSDALENVLKIFEEKFGKYLYDMKWVNFGGGHHITRKDYDIEKLVRCINHIKNKYDVEVYLEPGEAVALNTGFLVSEVLDMTKNEIDILLLDTSASCHMPDVLEMPYRPYIFGSGMPNEKKYNYRLGGPTCLAGDIIGDYSFDEPVKVGDKLIFTDMAHYSMVKTNTFNGINLPSIAVYTEKDGLKVIHTFKYEDFRNRLS, encoded by the coding sequence GTGACAAAAAATAAATATATAGACATAGATATTACAAATCTTCCAACGCCATCATTTTTGGTGGATGAAAGACTTTTGAAAAAAAATTTGGAAGTGTTGAAAGGTGTTAAAGATAGAACTGGATGTAAAATTTTGTTGGCACAAAAAGGATTTTCAATGTTTTATTTTTATCCGTTAATAGCGCAGTATTTGGACGGAACTACAGCAAGTTCACTATTTGAGGCAAAACTTGGCTATGAAGAAATGGAAAAAAAAGTTTCTGATAAAAATATCGAAACTCACATTTTTAATCCAGCTTACAGAGATGATGAATTTGATGAAATATTAGATTTAACTAATCATATCGTGTTTAATTCGTTTAATCAGTGGGCTAAATTTAAAGACAGAGTTTTTGCTAAAACAAAAGAAACTGGAAAAAAAATAAGCTGTGGACTTAGAATTAATCCTGAATTTTCAGAAGTTGAAACAGAAATCTACAATCCTGCGGGAAGATATTCAAGATTTGGAGTGACTTTGGAAAATTTTGACGAAAAAAGACTTTCTGGATTAGAAGGACTTCATTTCCACGCACTTTGTGAGCAAAATTCCGACGCTTTGGAAAATGTGCTAAAAATATTTGAAGAAAAGTTTGGAAAGTATCTTTATGATATGAAATGGGTAAATTTTGGCGGTGGACATCATATCACTCGAAAAGACTACGACATAGAAAAACTTGTGAGATGCATAAATCATATAAAAAACAAATATGATGTAGAAGTTTATCTTGAACCTGGGGAAGCTGTTGCGCTAAATACTGGATTTTTGGTATCAGAAGTGCTGGATATGACGAAAAATGAAATTGATATACTTTTGCTTGATACATCGGCTTCGTGTCACATGCCTGATGTTTTAGAAATGCCGTATAGACCATATATTTTCGGTTCTGGAATGCCAAATGAGAAAAAATATAATTATAGACTTGGTGGACCAACTTGTCTTGCAGGAGATATTATCGGAGATTATTCTTTTGATGAGCCAGTAAAAGTTGGGGATAAACTGATTTTTACCGATATGGCGCATTACAGCATGGTTAAAACAAATACTTTCAACGGAATAAATCTTCCGTCAATTGCGGTTTATACTGAAAAAGATGGATTAAAAGTTATTCATACATTTAAGTATGAAGATTTTCGTAATAGACTTTCTTAG
- a CDS encoding triacylglycerol lipase, whose amino-acid sequence MENIKSYILKIVFLLSITININAGILTHEFRTEEFGNVEKTDKDIVILMHGIYSKLDNLEYIEKKLEKNGYSGVNIQYPTTKDDIQDIARKYIEPEIEKKIKVLDEINKKRLSENKKKLKINFVVHSMGSVVLRYQLQENTFEELGKVVFLSPPSHGSSMAGNFFTELLSPYLGKAIKQINVQKDSFVNQLKEPDYNCYVMVGNRANNPLYSVITDGESDGAVPVKSAKLENCKFKIIDGESHSSILKSDKVMQEILKYFKE is encoded by the coding sequence ATGGAAAATATAAAAAGTTATATATTAAAAATTGTTTTTTTATTGTCAATAACGATAAATATTAATGCTGGAATATTGACGCATGAATTTAGGACAGAAGAATTTGGGAATGTTGAAAAGACGGATAAAGATATTGTTATTTTGATGCATGGTATTTACAGTAAATTGGACAATTTGGAGTATATTGAGAAAAAATTGGAGAAAAATGGATATTCAGGAGTTAATATTCAGTATCCAACTACTAAAGATGATATTCAAGATATAGCACGAAAATATATTGAGCCAGAAATTGAGAAAAAAATTAAAGTTTTAGATGAAATAAATAAAAAAAGATTATCGGAAAACAAAAAAAAATTAAAAATAAACTTTGTAGTTCATTCAATGGGTTCAGTCGTTTTGAGATATCAATTACAAGAAAATACTTTTGAAGAATTAGGAAAAGTAGTGTTTCTTTCGCCACCATCTCACGGAAGTTCAATGGCAGGAAATTTTTTTACAGAACTGTTAAGTCCATATTTGGGGAAAGCGATAAAACAGATAAATGTTCAAAAAGATAGTTTTGTAAATCAGCTGAAAGAGCCAGATTACAACTGTTATGTCATGGTTGGAAATAGAGCAAATAATCCGTTATATTCGGTAATAACAGATGGAGAAAGTGACGGAGCAGTTCCAGTTAAAAGTGCAAAATTGGAAAACTGTAAATTTAAAATAATTGATGGGGAAAGTCATTCAAGCATTTTAAAGTCAGATAAAGTTATGCAAGAAATTTTGAAATATTTTAAAGAATAA
- a CDS encoding TerD family protein codes for MIKSINSITLRHLNGVYVQEQKLNIKKASRNNTLSIAEMATITKKFQGYGYTFEKKLAQTIFKVDRDYAIDLCREMLENIEDFKSDKGYEVFYKDFPKEVMNMEEADIYINQMLHYWFGYIPKHKNLKNKNIGYEKNELAQLVELSHLKLVADSDIEKLFYNLLSSNVTLSSQYLEDVCFLSNGFSEKELEEYSENILMKETLTTLSSYVWEKRKILIGNFDTATDVLRFITKLSNGELNTKYICFAYFSRTELAQIVKKLEKIKNSFPDIKRYKKPWHKFFKLNAKKINLKKYPNVQKIVNMLFSKFEYETPKGYFDKVKKNIPNMSNKDLEKFIGLYLKFSGDYARQVLSLLNISNKKQYHILINGLKKCMKDVNTRVLLQLYDRLLNLQKKKQLEEIKKNKEIEIEIKIEKIKNSQITEEEKTVEEIFEKKNSPEKRSKIRNVFRNLVFKEEQKDESELEKQKNIEEQKNKTEIIETLEKERIRNLQMEIPRVVNSKGTWRKIDETIFLSDELIEDLMEVVKNGIIEKLKEKDSLKKVFVDESYKNIAVTTSEKDSNISLRPMTKGSKIKFNSDAEVLRFFVGWKNFEKDGLKIRTDIDLSAVYFDSEFNFLNSLAYYNQIEEGFAFSGDIVDAPDGALEFIDIYDLEKIKKKGINYILMTVRSYNGFNFKEINSVFAGVLELTKEESQDRKNMFSAAISQGFQILSKNYTTSTILVDLQKSEYIWIDMNLPVSKNYRDQNRLQNNEAAYLEDILKYFVNKEYMTMYDLIEMNVKARGTKVFDKEVADVIFDRIDVDNPIPLAQILSNFY; via the coding sequence ATGATAAAATCAATAAATAGCATTACTTTACGACATTTAAACGGAGTTTATGTCCAAGAGCAAAAACTAAATATTAAAAAAGCGAGTAGAAACAATACTTTGAGTATTGCTGAAATGGCTACAATTACAAAAAAATTTCAAGGTTATGGATATACTTTTGAAAAAAAGTTGGCACAGACAATTTTTAAAGTTGACAGGGACTATGCCATAGATTTATGTCGTGAAATGCTGGAAAATATTGAAGATTTTAAATCGGATAAAGGATATGAAGTTTTTTACAAAGATTTTCCAAAAGAAGTGATGAATATGGAAGAGGCTGATATTTACATAAATCAGATGCTTCATTACTGGTTTGGATATATTCCGAAACATAAAAATTTAAAAAATAAAAATATTGGATATGAAAAAAATGAACTAGCACAGTTAGTTGAACTTTCTCATTTAAAATTAGTAGCTGATTCTGATATTGAAAAATTATTTTATAATTTGCTTTCTAGCAATGTCACTTTGTCAAGTCAATATTTGGAAGATGTTTGCTTTTTATCAAACGGATTTTCTGAGAAAGAATTGGAAGAATATTCTGAAAATATTTTGATGAAGGAAACACTTACGACACTATCAAGTTATGTTTGGGAAAAAAGAAAAATTTTGATTGGAAATTTTGACACGGCTACGGATGTTTTGAGGTTTATTACGAAATTATCGAATGGTGAATTGAATACGAAATATATTTGCTTTGCATATTTTAGCAGAACGGAGTTAGCTCAAATTGTAAAAAAATTGGAAAAAATAAAAAATAGTTTTCCAGATATTAAAAGATACAAAAAACCGTGGCACAAATTTTTTAAATTAAATGCGAAAAAAATTAATTTGAAAAAATATCCAAATGTTCAAAAAATTGTGAATATGCTGTTTTCAAAATTTGAATATGAAACGCCAAAAGGTTATTTTGACAAAGTGAAAAAAAATATTCCAAATATGTCAAATAAAGATTTGGAGAAATTTATTGGACTTTATTTAAAATTTTCTGGCGATTATGCTAGACAAGTTTTGTCGCTTTTGAATATTTCGAATAAAAAACAATATCATATTTTGATAAATGGTCTAAAAAAATGCATGAAAGATGTAAATACAAGAGTTTTACTGCAACTTTACGACAGACTTTTAAATTTACAGAAAAAAAAACAACTTGAAGAAATTAAAAAAAATAAAGAAATAGAAATAGAAATAAAAATAGAAAAAATTAAAAATTCGCAAATTACAGAAGAAGAAAAAACTGTGGAAGAAATTTTTGAGAAAAAAAATTCACCTGAAAAACGCTCAAAAATTAGAAATGTTTTCAGAAATCTTGTTTTCAAGGAAGAACAGAAAGATGAATCTGAATTGGAAAAGCAAAAAAATATTGAAGAACAAAAAAATAAAACTGAAATTATTGAAACGCTTGAAAAAGAAAGAATTAGAAATTTACAGATGGAAATTCCAAGAGTTGTGAATAGCAAAGGAACTTGGAGAAAAATAGACGAAACGATATTTTTAAGTGATGAATTGATAGAAGACTTGATGGAAGTTGTAAAAAATGGAATTATTGAAAAGTTAAAAGAAAAAGATTCACTAAAAAAAGTATTTGTCGATGAAAGTTATAAAAATATTGCAGTTACAACGAGCGAAAAAGATAGCAACATTTCACTTCGTCCGATGACAAAAGGTTCAAAAATCAAATTTAACAGCGATGCCGAAGTCCTGAGATTTTTTGTTGGTTGGAAAAATTTTGAAAAAGATGGACTAAAAATTCGAACAGATATTGATTTATCCGCTGTTTATTTCGATAGTGAGTTTAACTTTTTGAATTCACTTGCATATTATAATCAAATTGAAGAAGGTTTCGCTTTTAGTGGAGATATTGTGGATGCGCCTGATGGAGCACTGGAATTTATTGATATTTATGATTTGGAGAAAATTAAGAAAAAAGGAATTAATTATATTTTAATGACGGTTAGAAGTTACAATGGTTTTAATTTTAAGGAAATTAACAGCGTATTTGCGGGAGTTTTAGAACTTACAAAAGAGGAGTCGCAAGATAGAAAAAATATGTTTAGCGCCGCAATTAGTCAAGGTTTTCAGATTTTATCGAAAAATTATACAACTAGTACAATTTTGGTGGATTTACAAAAATCAGAATACATTTGGATTGATATGAATTTGCCTGTCAGTAAAAATTATAGAGATCAAAATAGACTTCAAAATAATGAAGCAGCTTATCTTGAAGATATTTTGAAATATTTTGTAAACAAAGAATATATGACAATGTATGATTTGATTGAGATGAATGTGAAAGCTAGAGGAACAAAGGTTTTTGATAAAGAAGTGGCAGATGTCATATTTGATAGAATTGATGTAGATAATCCGATTCCACTTGCACAAATTTTATCGAATTTTTATTAA
- a CDS encoding OPT/YSL family transporter: protein MAGAKKLNITIASILLGVLGAILVSSSAFYTVLKFGTLTWSSITVTTISILILNFLKSTNDKEIAITQMIMGSGTTIAAGVAFTMPVYILFGGSIESISRDTMFFTILVGSILGGFVSYIFRSKMLDEDKLEFPVGEATFNVIDSGKNIQNARAVGFGVGVSSIVTILRDASFFRSKPLVPTVFFLKSGLNFYVSPILVGIGYILGLSKTFLWFLGGILVYFISALISKFYKIDDLVNVKSSLTMGILAGIGFCIFLKTFSFENFIKNSSILVKLLFLTIFYLFFTNMIFRIPLFLSLLSMFLVIFAVVISGYTTGKTGVNPIEINAIITISLISFLNKLFNGLNISGEKYVVGLTTLILFLMACVVTVACSFAGDVLNNFKLCSKVGINPREQFLAQMIGAVASSFIITFLFFLFFSSGKTLSYASSNLKISLILNSINHIPHLNVFFTGFLIGAVLKFFNFNIIIFGIGMYMPFSFTLTVFFGGILSFLANRISKGFYGRMLLFANGLMGGEALVGTFLSLIMLTS from the coding sequence ATGGCTGGAGCAAAAAAATTAAATATTACAATCGCTTCCATTCTTTTGGGAGTTCTTGGAGCAATTTTAGTCTCGTCTAGTGCATTTTACACAGTTTTAAAATTTGGGACTTTAACTTGGTCTTCAATTACAGTTACGACAATTTCCATATTAATTTTAAACTTTTTGAAAAGTACAAATGATAAAGAAATAGCAATTACTCAAATGATTATGGGAAGTGGAACTACAATTGCAGCTGGAGTAGCTTTTACAATGCCAGTTTACATTCTTTTTGGAGGAAGTATTGAAAGCATTAGCAGAGATACGATGTTTTTTACAATTTTAGTTGGAAGTATTTTAGGTGGATTTGTGTCGTATATTTTTAGGTCAAAGATGTTAGATGAAGATAAACTTGAATTTCCTGTTGGAGAAGCCACTTTTAATGTGATTGATTCTGGAAAAAATATTCAAAATGCCAGAGCAGTTGGATTTGGAGTGGGTGTTAGTTCGATTGTGACAATTTTACGGGATGCGAGTTTTTTCAGAAGTAAACCGTTAGTTCCAACAGTTTTTTTTCTAAAAAGCGGTCTTAATTTTTATGTTTCTCCAATATTAGTTGGAATAGGATATATTTTAGGTCTTTCAAAAACTTTTCTTTGGTTTTTAGGTGGAATTTTAGTTTATTTTATTTCAGCTTTGATTTCAAAATTTTATAAAATAGATGACCTTGTAAATGTAAAATCTAGCTTGACTATGGGAATTTTAGCTGGAATTGGATTTTGTATTTTCTTAAAGACATTTTCATTTGAAAATTTTATAAAAAATTCGAGTATTTTGGTAAAGCTCTTATTTTTGACAATTTTTTATCTTTTTTTTACAAATATGATTTTTAGAATACCGTTATTTTTATCGCTACTTTCGATGTTTTTAGTGATTTTTGCCGTGGTAATTTCTGGCTACACAACTGGAAAAACAGGAGTTAATCCAATAGAAATCAATGCTATTATAACAATTTCGCTAATATCATTTTTAAATAAATTGTTTAACGGATTAAATATTTCTGGAGAAAAGTATGTCGTTGGATTGACAACTTTAATATTATTTTTAATGGCGTGTGTTGTAACCGTTGCCTGTTCTTTTGCAGGGGATGTGTTAAACAACTTTAAGTTATGCAGTAAAGTTGGAATAAATCCGAGAGAGCAGTTTTTGGCACAGATGATTGGCGCAGTTGCGAGTTCTTTTATAATAACATTTTTGTTTTTTTTATTTTTTTCTTCAGGAAAAACTTTATCGTATGCGAGTTCAAATCTAAAAATTTCGCTTATTTTGAACTCAATAAATCATATTCCACATTTAAATGTATTTTTTACAGGATTTTTAATCGGAGCAGTTTTAAAATTTTTCAATTTTAATATAATAATTTTTGGAATAGGGATGTATATGCCGTTTAGTTTCACATTGACAGTATTTTTTGGCGGAATTTTAAGTTTTTTGGCAAATCGGATTTCAAAAGGTTTTTATGGCAGAATGCTGTTATTTGCAAATGGCTTGATGGGTGGAGAAGCACTCGTTGGAACATTTTTAAGCCTTATTATGCTCACAAGCTAA